In the genome of Telluria beijingensis, one region contains:
- a CDS encoding aldehyde dehydrogenase family protein, with the protein MPTIKEILQTMDYGPAPESTKEALAWLDQHGRRFGLFIDNAWTDAAETFATNNPADGAELAQVTQATQDDVERAVAAARRAQPGWVAMKGHGRAKIMYALSRLLQKHARLFAVLETLDNGKTIRETRDADLPLAARHFYHHAGWAQLQSEEFADYRAVGVVGQIVPWNFPLLMLAWKIAPALAAGNTVVFKPAEYTPLTALLFAEICQRAGVPAGVVNIVTGDGRVGEAIVNHPGIDKLAFTGSTEVGRLIRKATAGSGKKLSLELGGKSPFIVFDDADLDAAVEGLVDSIWFNQGQVCCAGSRLLVQESVYDKFIAKVKARMQNLRVGSPLDKSNDIGALVDPVQQQRIHGLVESARAEGCEVWQPNVELSTTGSWYLPTLITGASTSAAVAQAEIFGPVLVAMSFRTPAEAVQLANNTVYGLAACVWSESISLALDVVPQIKAGVVWINTANQFDAACGFGGYKESGYGREGGKEGMYEYLVPLAEDARPSAPVVAEKAKAKPAPDDSPFAVDRTAKLYIGGKQARPDGAYSRAVNGANGDFLADIGEGNRKDIRNAVEAAHKASGWAKATAHNRAQVLYYIAENLAIRADEFAQRIAQQTGAKDAALEVAASIERLFYWAAWADKYDGAAHQPPMHGITVALNEPVGVIGIVCPNENPLLGFISLVAPALALGNRVVAVPSEQHPLSAIDLYQVLDTSDLPGGALNIVTGSADELARTLASHGDVDAVWRHDGSAEGCAEVERLSSDSLKRTWTGGGKGRDWFDAKQAGGRAVLQHASQVKNVWIPYGV; encoded by the coding sequence ATGCCAACAATTAAAGAGATTCTTCAGACCATGGATTACGGTCCCGCACCAGAAAGTACCAAGGAAGCGCTCGCGTGGCTGGACCAGCATGGCCGCCGTTTCGGGCTGTTCATCGATAACGCCTGGACCGACGCTGCGGAAACGTTCGCCACCAACAATCCGGCCGATGGCGCCGAGCTGGCGCAGGTGACGCAGGCGACGCAGGACGACGTCGAGCGCGCCGTCGCCGCCGCACGCCGCGCGCAGCCGGGCTGGGTCGCCATGAAAGGCCACGGCCGCGCGAAGATCATGTACGCGCTTTCGCGTCTGCTGCAGAAGCATGCGCGCCTGTTCGCGGTGCTCGAGACGCTGGACAACGGCAAGACCATTCGCGAAACCCGCGACGCCGACCTGCCGCTGGCCGCGCGCCACTTCTATCATCACGCCGGCTGGGCGCAATTGCAGTCCGAAGAATTCGCCGACTACCGCGCCGTGGGCGTGGTCGGCCAGATCGTGCCGTGGAACTTCCCGCTCCTGATGCTGGCCTGGAAGATCGCGCCGGCGCTGGCCGCCGGTAACACCGTCGTGTTCAAGCCGGCCGAGTACACGCCCTTGACCGCGCTGCTGTTCGCCGAGATCTGCCAGCGCGCCGGCGTGCCGGCGGGTGTCGTCAACATCGTCACCGGCGATGGCCGCGTGGGCGAGGCGATCGTGAATCACCCGGGCATCGACAAGCTGGCCTTCACCGGCTCGACCGAAGTCGGCCGCCTGATCCGCAAGGCCACCGCCGGCAGCGGCAAGAAGCTGTCGCTGGAACTGGGCGGCAAGTCGCCGTTCATCGTGTTCGACGACGCCGACCTGGATGCGGCGGTCGAGGGCCTGGTCGATTCGATCTGGTTCAACCAGGGGCAGGTGTGCTGCGCCGGTTCGCGCCTGCTGGTGCAGGAGTCGGTGTACGACAAATTCATCGCCAAGGTGAAGGCGCGCATGCAGAACCTGCGCGTCGGCTCGCCGCTCGACAAATCGAACGATATCGGCGCGCTGGTCGATCCGGTGCAGCAGCAGCGCATCCACGGACTCGTGGAATCGGCGCGCGCCGAAGGCTGCGAGGTGTGGCAGCCGAACGTGGAACTGTCGACCACCGGCTCGTGGTACCTGCCGACCCTGATCACGGGCGCGTCGACCTCGGCCGCCGTGGCCCAGGCCGAGATCTTCGGACCGGTGCTGGTGGCGATGAGCTTCCGCACCCCGGCCGAGGCGGTGCAACTGGCCAATAACACCGTGTACGGCCTGGCGGCCTGCGTGTGGAGCGAGTCGATCAGCCTGGCGCTGGACGTGGTCCCGCAGATCAAGGCTGGCGTAGTGTGGATCAATACCGCCAACCAGTTCGACGCGGCCTGCGGCTTCGGTGGCTACAAGGAATCGGGTTACGGCCGCGAAGGCGGCAAGGAGGGCATGTACGAGTACCTGGTGCCGCTGGCCGAGGATGCGCGTCCGAGCGCACCTGTCGTCGCCGAGAAGGCCAAGGCGAAGCCAGCGCCGGACGACAGCCCGTTCGCGGTCGACCGCACCGCCAAGCTGTACATCGGCGGCAAGCAGGCGCGCCCCGACGGCGCCTACAGCCGCGCGGTCAATGGCGCCAACGGCGACTTCCTGGCGGATATCGGCGAAGGCAACCGCAAGGACATCCGCAACGCCGTCGAGGCGGCGCACAAGGCGTCCGGCTGGGCCAAGGCCACCGCGCACAACCGCGCGCAGGTGCTGTACTACATCGCCGAGAACCTGGCGATCCGCGCCGACGAATTCGCCCAGCGCATCGCGCAGCAAACCGGCGCGAAGGATGCGGCGCTGGAAGTAGCGGCGTCGATCGAGCGCCTGTTCTACTGGGCGGCGTGGGCCGACAAGTACGACGGCGCGGCCCACCAGCCGCCGATGCACGGCATCACCGTGGCGCTCAATGAGCCGGTCGGCGTGATCGGCATCGTGTGCCCGAACGAGAACCCGCTGCTGGGCTTCATCTCGCTGGTGGCGCCGGCGCTGGCGCTGGGTAATCGCGTGGTGGCGGTGCCGTCCGAGCAGCATCCGCTGAGCGCCATCGACCTGTACCAGGTGCTCGATACCTCGGACCTGCCGGGCGGCGCGCTCAATATCGTCACTGGCTCGGCCGACGAACTGGCGCGCACGCTGGCTTCGCACGGCGATGTCGATGCGGTGTGGCGCCATGACGGCTCGGCTGAAGGTTGCGCCGAAGTCGAGCGCCTGTCGAGCGACTCGCTCAAGCGCACCTGGACCGGCGGCGGCAAGGGCCGCGACTGGTTCGATGCGAAGCAGGCGGGCGGCCGCGCGGTATTGCAGCATGCAAGCCAGGTCAAGAACGTCTGGATTCCGTACGGCGTGTAA